Proteins encoded within one genomic window of Anopheles gambiae chromosome 3, idAnoGambNW_F1_1, whole genome shotgun sequence:
- the LOC1271388 gene encoding uncharacterized protein LOC1271388 — MEKSLLVAIALGQYETVRATLERSSPDLDYQDAACDGNSALHLAVLAKHNKTRLIELLIEAGADCDLRNHDDLTPVELALANGSQYVAEFALSRELDGVPDEEGLRRLIRRGSVELLRIFLEKRAFDIHTKMKLFASILDELSVKGVPIERSMSVFLEYELIAHSYEGRPGGGAGSKRAAVKGKAAAGANKTEADRRVELVLSYTKYLSERYDPDNLNDLDDGFVVRLRALCECLHYLDGVERWPQLKLVPVGELSYLCGVLLAILEKSAGFEMYKLVLNKHMMVRFLRAVAEELEVLVRPSSDHHQPTVRSFQWTPQLLLDLIACIREQKLSQYVARRQRACEALHRIATSNGPLTPADEALVQRELGRRELTTLQDSKWGVADYVAYLRAEQRTTALTVGQLWHRTHPKLRLPKRQVAYVASRRELLAKVRAARQLAELSRGKVKLLEREVAARELKGSVAGRAVRRRNRAVFGRLRRTYEQVRQMHTVKQIAYYVENALVLDLDDQANASLCSMAIQRVLQYIGQVGEEATNLRRPTFARMLTNLLDHVLSPLVNTGTTPQQVDLRDNFTPHCTVGKYFLSKALTLEQVRTIQDRLKPVYRFCLYAIHIQLIEAYKTFLGTAYRLRNVAQLRSYARYIGEYNLHTLSHIKFEHVFYDERETGRIVQELKKMYLGMANELKLLSFIEKNIHFRFYHMQYHQTRLRVTLANFATVYRALKANGDFGCVRRLVHSYLRQSYQKYDISRSISISDANLALKELLRPYSSLSENEESLQVVRHLEELQRLMDPDRLFGINLGRRECASAHDPAARYGKFTRKMLQDLSAPPLSDEEFEQLHERLSRTSYGNIFLLQQRYKTVEEFFRTKGLALEAGQLQAHRKQDEELLQELFDSRVNEVMEMLEKFDCTDVETVSEAIEELPPAVQFALEYGLVELLEILTTVGRIEPMHWNFQSTVLSGCRLKGFLAGGHESLVLEAVTRKSSATIFLNVLAFKQRAFQLYSGEPPTASCKSVSCWAQKYASRLQWIEQQQALFEAVRSGSINVSALRQQVQKGVAIDGQLLGALMPNESCRYGLIDAAIAGDFRAMIDLLTGVPQNSERTQLLQYLLRRTAKSHFLDERLEEMKESDHRMLVLYLCLFHGDVALFRKHLKRFNASDELHLFVNSEDHRFVRELLTGMHDYDWSRADGNGMTILHKLVNAGNLAAVEHLIGKMSRKQLNALCSMKYSALNLAARLNLLDIVRVLVGAKVSLNVMSEDEKLPVYWLIQYGNPRSVVRQTIDAATELTAFSGELCLLHRSIEYDNEDVLRYLIEECKVDPSRIYSNCNNVLHVAAGFDRCRILRYLLTLPGLRKIVNNCNLVKNSPLHVACKEGYVRSARILLEEGGASTDACGEYGLNALAFALYTNNGRLVRCLFRQEASIGGALSSDFQPINMAIRNGNLRMLELLLRRGVDVNSAPLCFINAVCAESRDIVRLLIERGARHVNHRDEFCQTALHVCVERDQVEMARDLIRAGAQINAKNRTGATPLHLAVQRGNVRLVQLLLDHKCSIDELNYNGETPLIRAVVSNNLPLVRILLNNGASIERLRNSDPPVLLYLVQENHEEVLDYLLEHYQQFDANEQDAYGNTLLYVATQHNHINIVKLLVGKYGARANPTNHKQLTPLMIARVKAYKEIFHFLEARLVEE; from the coding sequence ATGGAGAAGAGCCTACTGGTAGCGATTGCGCTTGGCCAGTACGAGACGGTACGGGCGACGCTCGAACGGTCCAGCCCCGATCTGGACTACCAGGATGCGGCCTGCGATGGCAACAGCGCGCTGCATCTGGCCGTTCTCGCGAAGCACAACAAAACGCGCCTGATCGAGCTGCTGATCGAGGCGGGCGCCGATTGCGATCTGCGCAACCATGACGACCTGACGCCGGTGGAGTTGGCCCTGGCGAACGGGTCCCAGTATGTGGCGGAGTTTGCACTGTCCCGCGAGCTGGACGGTGTGCCGGACGAGGAGGGCCTGCGGCGGCTGATCCGCCGCGGGTCGGTGGAGCTGCTGCGGATATTTCTGGAGAAGCGTGCGTTCGACATACACACCAAGATGAAACTGTTCGCCTCCATACTGGACGAGCTGAGCGTGAAGGGCGTCCCGATCGAGCGGTCGATGAGCGTTTTTCTGGAGTACGAGCTGATCGCGCACAGCTACGAAGGTCGTCCCGGTGGCGGTGCTGGATCGAAGCGGGCGGCAGTGAAGGGCAAAGCGGCGGCCGGAGCGAACAAAACAGAGGCTGATAGGCGTGTAGAGTTAGTGCTAAGCTATACCAAATACTTGAGCGAACGGTACGACCCGGACAACCTGAACGATCTGGACGATGGGTTCGTGGTGCGGCTGCGGGCGCTCTGCGAGTGTTTGCACTATCTGGATGGGGTGGAGCGTTGGCCACAGCTGAAACTGGTGCCGGTCGGCGAGCTGAGCTATCTGTGCGGCGTGCTGCTCGCGATACTGGAGAAGAGCGCCGGCTTCGAGATGTACAAGCTCGTGCTGAACAAGCACATGATGGTGCGGTTTTTGCGCGCAGTGGCGGAGGAGCTGGAGGTGCTGGTGCGCCCCTCCAGCGACCACCATCAACCTACCGTTCGATCGTTCCAGTGGACgccgcagctgctgctcgatctCATCGCGTGCATCCGCGAGCAGAAGCTGTCACAGTACGTCGCACGAAGACAGCGCGCTTGCGAGGCGCTTCACCGTATCGCCACGTCCAACGGGCCGCTCACGCCCGCCGACGAAGCGCTGGTGCAGCGTGAGCTGGGACGCCGGGAGCTCACCACCCTGCAGGACAGCAAATGGGGCGTCGCGGACTACGTCGCCTATCTGCGGGCCGAACAGCGGACGACCGCGCTCACGGTCGGGCAGCTTTGGCACCGGACCCATCCGAAGCTCCGCCTCCCGAAGCGACAGGTGGCGTACGTGGCGAGCAGGCGCGAACTGCTCGCGAAGGTTCGGGCCGCCCGCCAGCTGGCCGAGCTGAGCCGCGGCAAGGTGAAGCTGCTCGAGCGCGAGGTCGCCGCCCGGGAGCTGAAGGGATCGGTCGCGGGCAGGGCGGTGCGGCGCCGCAACCGGGCCGTGTTCGGGCGGCTGCGGCGCACGTACGAGCAGGTCCGGCAGATGCACACGGTCAAACAGATTGCGTACTACGTGGAGAATGCGCTCGTGCTCGATCTGGACGATCAGGCGAACGCGTCGCTCTGCTCGATGGCGATCCAGCGCGTCCTGCAGTACATTGGGCAGGTTGGGGaggaagcgacgaacctgcGGCGGCCGACCTTCGCCCGCATGCTGACCAATCTGCTCGATCATGTGCTTTCCCCGCTGGTCAACACCGGCACCACACCGCAGCAGGTCGATCTGCGCGACAACTTCACGCCGCACTGTACCGTGGGGAAGTATTTCCTCAGCAAAGCGCTCACGCTGGAGCAGGTCCGCACGATCCAGGACCGGCTGAAGCCCGTCTACAGGTTCTGCCTGTACGCCATCCACATCCAGCTGATCGAGGCGTACAAAACGTTCCTCGGGACGGCTTACCGGTTGCGCAACGTGGCGCAGCTCCGCTCGTACGCCCGCTACATCGGCGAGTACAATCTGCACACCCTGAGCCACATCAAGTTCGAGCACGTGTTCTACGACGAGCGGGAAACGGGCCGCATCGTGCAGGAGCTGAAGAAGATGTACCTCGGCATGGCGAACGAGCTGAAGCTGCTGTCGTTCATCGAGAAGAACATCCACTTCCGGTTCTACCACATGCAGTACCACCAGACGCGGCTGCGCGTCACGCTCGCGAACTTTGCGACCGTGTACCGGGCGCTGAAAGCGAACGGGGACTTTGGCTGTGTGCGCCGGCTGGTGCATTCGTATCTGCGCCAGTCCTACCAGAAGTACGACATTTCGCGCTCGATCTCCATCTCCGACGCAAACCTGGCGCTGAAGGAGCTGCTCCGACCGTACAGTAGCTTGAGCGAGAACGAGGAGTCGCTGCAGGTGGTGCGCCATCTTGAGGAGCTGCAGCGTCTGATGGATCCCGACCGACTGTTTGGCATCAATTTGGGGCGCCGGGAGTGTGCTTCGGCGCACGATCCGGCCGCTCGGTACGGCAAGTTTACCCGCAAGATGCTACAGGACCTCAGCGCCCCACCGCTCAGCGACGAAGAGTTCGAGCAGCTGCACGAACGGTTGAGTCGCACGAGCTACGGCAACATCTTTCTGCTCCAGCAGCGCTACAAAACGGTGGAGGAGTTCTTTCGCACGAAGGGACTGGCACTGGAGGCCGGGCAGCTGCAGGCGCATCGAAAACAGGACGAGGAGCTGCTGCAAGAGCTGTTCGACTCGCGCGTGAATGAGGTGATGGAAATGTTGGAAAAGTTTGACTGTACGGATGTGGAGACGGTTTCGGAAGCGATCGAGGAACTGCCGCCGGCGGTGCAGTTCGCGCTCGAGTACGGACTGGTCGAACTGCTCGAAATTCTCACCACGGTTGGGCGGATTGAACCAATGCACTGGAACTTCCAATCGACCGTGTTGAGTGGCTGCCGGCTGAAGGGTTTCCTTGCGGGAGGCCATGAATCGCTCGTGCTCGAGGCAGTCACGCGCAAGTCTTCCGCCACGATCTTCCTGAACGTGCTCGCGTTCAAGCAGCGCGCATTTCAGCTGTACAGCGGTGAACCACCCACTGCTAGCTGCAAGTCGGTGTCCTGTTGGGCGCAAAAGTACGCCTCCCGGTTGCAGTGGATCGAGCAACAGCAAGCCCTGTTCGAAGCGGTCCGTTCGGGCAGCATTAACGTAAGCGCCTTGCGCCAACAGGTCCAGAAAGGTGTGGCGATCGATGGCCAACTGCTGGGCGCACTGATGCCCAACGAATCGTGCCGGTACGGGCTGATCGATGCAGCCATTGCGGGTGACTTCCGTGCCATGATCGACCTGCTGACGGGCGTTCCGCAAAACAGCGAACGTACCCAGCTGCTGCAGTATCTTCTACGGCGCACCGCAAAGTCTCACTTTTTAGACGAGCGTTTGGAGGAGATGAAAGAGTCAGATCACCGCATGCTGGTGCTGTATCTCTGTCTGTTCCACGGGGATGTGGCGCTGTTCCGGAAGCATCTGAAACGTTTCAACGCGTCCGACGAGCTGCATCTGTTTGTGAACTCCGAGGATCATCGGTTCGTACGGGAGTTGCTGACCGGAATGCACGACTACGATTGGAGTCGAGCCGATGGGAACGGGATGACCATTCTGCACAAGCTGGTGAACGCAGGCAACCTCGCGGCGGTTGAGCATCTCATTGGAAAGATGTCCCGGAAGCAACTGAACGCTCTATGCAGCATGAAGTACAGCGCACTGAATCTGGCGGCTCGCTTGAATCTGCTCGACATCGTGCGGGTGCTGGTCGGTGCAAAGGTCAGTCTGAACGTGATGAGTGAGGACGAGAAGCTGCCGGTCTACTGGTTGATTCAGTACGGCAATCCACGCTCGGTTGTACGGCAGACGATCGATGCTGCCACCGAGCTGACCGCTTTCTCGGGTGAGCTGTGTCTGCTGCACCGGTCGATCGAGTACGACAACGAGGACGTGTTGCGGTACCTGATCGAGGAGTGCAAGGTCGATCCGAGCCGCATCTACTCGAACTGCAACAACGTGCTGCACGTGGCGGCCGGGTTCGATCGGtgtcgcatcctgcgctatCTGCTGACGCTGCCCGGGCTGCGCAAGATCGTGAACAACTGCAATCTGGTGAAGAACAGTCCGCTGCATGTGGCTTGCAAGGAGGGATACGTACGGTCGGCAAGGATACTGCTCGAGGAGGGCGGCGCCAGTACGGACGCTTGCGGGGAGTATGGGCTGAATGCGCTCGCGTTCGCCCTGTACACGAACAACGGGCGGCTGGTGCGGTGTTTGTTCCGGCAGGAGGCTTCGATCGGCGGTGCGCTCAGTTCCGACTTTCAGCCGATCAATATGGCGATCCGGAATGGGAACTTGCGCATGCTGGAGCTGCTGTTGCGGCGCGGCGTCGACGTGAACAGTGCGCCGCTGTGCTTTATCAACGCGGTGTGCGCCGAGTCGCGCGACATTGTGCGGTTGCTGATCGAGCGGGGCGCCAGGCACGTGAACCATCGCGATGAGTTCTGTCAAACGGCGCTGCACGTCTGCGTGGAGCGGGATCAGGTCGAGATGGCGCGCGATCTTATTCGAGCCGGGGCGCAAATCAACGCGAAGAATCGGACCGGGGCGACACCGCTGCATCTGGCGGTGCAGCGCGGCAAT